The following nucleotide sequence is from Terriglobia bacterium.
CATATATAAAACCCGCAGGCTGGGCCGCAGCGAGTGGACTTGAACGGCCAGTTCGGGACCGCTCATTTCCGGCATCACCACGTCGGTCAGCATCAAATCAATGTGGCGCTCGGTCTGGGAACAGAGGGAAAGCGCCTGGCGCTGATCCTGGGCCGCTATAACGTTGTATCCATGGGTCTGCAGCATTTCGCAGACCATAAAGCGGACGTCTTCATTATCCTCAACAAGTAAGATCGTTTCCGTTGACAGTGTCACAGGCCGGACCTTGTGTTCCACAGGCACACGTTCGGTCAGCGACACCACCCGGGGCAAAAGGACTGTGAACGTTGTGCCCTGTCCGGCCACGCTTTCGGCGGCGATGCTGCCTCCCGACTGATGCACGATGCCATACACCGTCGACAAACCGAGGCCGGTGCCGCGCTCTTTGGTGGAGAAGAACGGCTCGAACATTTTTGCAATAACGTCCGGGCTCATCCCGATTCCGGTGTCGGAAACCTCTATCCGGATGTAGCGGCCGGCGCCGACTTCATCGTCTCCGTTCTTGGTGCTCTCGCTGAGATCGAGGTTACCGGCACTGACACCGAATTCTCCGCCTGAGGGCATGGCATCGCGCGCGTTCAGCGCGAGGTTGACAAGCACCTGCTCGAGCTGCGCCGGATCGAAGCGGATGAATCCGAGATGCGGCTCGCAGGAAATCTTCAACCGGATATCCTCGCCAATGAGGCGCCTCAACATCTCTCCGATTTCCGCGAGCGCGGCAGTCACGTCCAGCGTTTTCGGACGAAATACCTGGCCTTTGCTGAAGCCGAGAAGATGCCGGACGAGCGAGGCGGCGCGTTGGGAGGCCTTCTGGATACCCGTGACTTCATCCAGCAGTTCGTCGTCTTTCTTCAGGCCGCTCTGGAGCAGCGCCGCATAACCCGTGATGATCGTCAGGACGTTGCCGAACTCATGGGCGATACCGCCGGCCAGACGGCCCACCGCTTCCATCTTTTGCGCGTTCCACAGCTGGTCTTCCAGGCGGCGCCGTTCCGAGATATCGCGGGCTGTACCCTGGACGGCCACGGGCCTGTCGTTTTCATAGACCAGCCGCGTTCCGACTTCGAGCCACACCGTGCCGCCGTTTTTATGATTGACCTGAATCGAATATGTGGTCAGCGACTGCTCGCCCGAAATCTTCTTCTGCATCATCTGGTTCGAAAGTTCGAGCTGGCCCGGCGCAAGGATCTGAGAGGCGTTGAGCTTCAGGAATTCTTCTCTCGGGTAGCCGGTGATGCGTTCCCCTGCCCGGTTCACCGTGAGAAAGCGCCCGTCGAGGCTCATCGTGTAAATAATGTCGCCGGCATTCTCGAAAATCTCGCGATACTGCTCGACTGCCTTCTCGACAGCTTTGCACATCTCATTCATCGCGCGCGCGAGCGACGCCACCTCGCCGGCTGCGACGATCGGCACGCGTTTCGAATAGTCGCCTGCACTGATGCGGCGCGCAGCGTCCTCGACCAGATTGATCGGCCGCGATATGAAGCGATTCGTGAACCACAGACTGAAGACGAAAAGGGCAAGGGTCATGCCGGCAATCGAAGCCAGAATCACCAGCATCTGTTGCCGATAGGTTGTTAAACG
It contains:
- a CDS encoding PAS domain S-box protein, producing REGEEDARPEQRRLLQNFDSLITAMQNGGQDPRRPDTLLTQVIGSAADTQSDAVIVALAAGLPVPPPDLQQRISGLRNIWLDVKEPLQLIAERPANDPDARAAYDSIKPELAEMEIASRLVLVSVAGRLTTYRQQMLVILASIAGMTLALFVFSLWFTNRFISRPINLVEDAARRISAGDYSKRVPIVAAGEVASLARAMNEMCKAVEKAVEQYREIFENAGDIIYTMSLDGRFLTVNRAGERITGYPREEFLKLNASQILAPGQLELSNQMMQKKISGEQSLTTYSIQVNHKNGGTVWLEVGTRLVYENDRPVAVQGTARDISERRRLEDQLWNAQKMEAVGRLAGGIAHEFGNVLTIITGYAALLQSGLKKDDELLDEVTGIQKASQRAASLVRHLLGFSKGQVFRPKTLDVTAALAEIGEMLRRLIGEDIRLKISCEPHLGFIRFDPAQLEQVLVNLALNARDAMPSGGEFGVSAGNLDLSESTKNGDDEVGAGRYIRIEVSDTGIGMSPDVIAKMFEPFFSTKERGTGLGLSTVYGIVHQSGGSIAAESVAGQGTTFTVLLPRVVSLTERVPVEHKVRPVTLSTETILLVEDNEDVRFMVCEMLQTHGYNVIAAQDQRQALSLCSQTERHIDLMLTDVVMPEMSGPELAVQVHSLRPSLRVLYMSGYAQDKFETYIRNKEPFEFIQKPLTPEGLAAKVREVLDGPGTAPMDNHENLSS